A part of Xenopus tropicalis strain Nigerian chromosome 4, UCB_Xtro_10.0, whole genome shotgun sequence genomic DNA contains:
- the cebpg gene encoding CCAAT/enhancer-binding protein gamma isoform X1, translated as MNQSPSTASEGLSDALPGSPATPQLVPLNPGGGGKATPPSKNSKKGQRLDRGSEEYRLRRERNNMAVKKSRLKSKQKAQDTLQRVNQLKEENERLEAKIKLLTKELSVLKDLFLEHAHNLADNVQPESSTPGQESAG; from the coding sequence ATGAACCAGTCCCCTTCCACCGCATCTGAGGGCCTGAGCGATGCCCTGCCAGGGAGCCCAGCAACACCACAGCTTGTGCCGCTAAACCCTGGAGGCGGAGGCAAAGCTACCCCTCCAAGCAAAAACAGCAAAAAGGGTCAACGATTGGACCGTGGAAGCGAAGAGTACCGTCTGCGTCGGGAACGTAACAATATGGCTGTCAAGAAGAGCCgcttaaaaagcaaacaaaaggctCAAGACACACTGCAAAGGGTCAACCAGTTGAAAGAAGAGAATGAAAGACTGGAGGCCAAAATCAAGCTACTTACCAAGGAGCTGAGCGTGTTGAAAGACCTGTTCTTAGAGCATGCACACAACCTGGCAGACAATGTGCAGCCAGAATCCAGCACACCCGGACAGGAGTCAGCTGGGTAG
- the smdt1 gene encoding essential MCU regulator, mitochondrial precursor, whose product MAARVGVLSVAGFRAAARAGGLLRASKQSSAVSHVPCRTAIATSAGTVLPKPEKVSFGLLRVFTVVIPFLYIGTLISKNFAALLEEHDIFVPEDDDDDD is encoded by the exons ATGGCGGCTAGAGTCGGTGTTCTCTCTGTTGCAGGGTTTAGAGCGGCAGCGAGAGCAGGGGGGCTCTTGAGAGCATCAAAGCAGTCGTCAGCTGTTAGCCATGTACCCTGTCGGACGGCAATAGCCACCAGCGCTGGGACAGTTCTTCCAAAGCCGGAAAAA gtTAGCTTTGGCCTTCTTCGAGTGTTTACTGTGGTcatcccattcctgtacatagGAACCCTTATTAGCAAGAACTTTGCAGCCCTGCTGGAGGAGCATGATATCTTTGTTCCAGAGGATGACGATGATGACGATTAA